From one Variovorax sp. PBL-H6 genomic stretch:
- a CDS encoding RelA/SpoT family protein, translated as MSAVVKPQSGAPKGTPRPSPAALNAAAASFAALTDRLDYLSAEDVEQVRRAYRFADEAHLGQLRNSGEPYITHPIAVAAQCAEWKLDAQALMAALLHDAIEDCGVTKSELIERFGAPVAELVDGLTKLDKLRFNTREENQAESFRKMLLAMARDVRVILVKLADRTHNMRTLEDAPREKWARISSETLDIYAPIAHRLGLNQTYRELQDLSFRHLRPWRYAILAKAVAKARGRRRDLIQKVQQELETAFAAASMSVRIAGREKTLYSIYRKMEEKHLSFAQVTDIYGFRLIVPSVIACYTGLGILHQMYKPLPGKFKDHIAIAKLNGYQSLHTTLVGPAGVSVEFQLRTEAMHVVAESGVAAHWLYKASEPSAATGERLGTKWLQSLLDIQDETRDAAEFWDHVKVDLFPDAVYVFTPKSQILALPRGATVVDFAYAIHSNIGDHTSAARINGDQVPLRTELKNGDVVEVITAPVSTPNPAWLGFVRTGRARSKIRHYLKTLAHAESEGLGEKLLAQALRAEGLGNLPEDDDEHQQIWEKLLRFTGNRTRSELLTDIGLGKRIATIVAKRLMGLLAERGEKPDALMLSRERFTAHEAVSQGAVTLDGSENSSVRFALCCRPIPDDPIVGYLGHGEGLVVHTEACGVGQRLRHKDSERFFAVEWADEPVRTFETGVVITVRNDKGVLARVAATLADAEADITHVEMADETPQDSTDLRFVIAVRDRTHLEAVLRAARRTPSVLAASRTVPAS; from the coding sequence ATGAGCGCGGTTGTCAAGCCCCAGTCAGGTGCCCCCAAAGGCACGCCCAGGCCGAGTCCGGCGGCGCTGAATGCAGCTGCCGCCAGCTTCGCCGCGCTCACCGATCGGCTCGATTACCTGAGCGCCGAAGACGTCGAGCAGGTGCGCCGCGCCTACCGCTTTGCCGACGAGGCGCATCTGGGCCAGCTGCGCAACAGCGGCGAACCGTACATCACTCATCCGATCGCCGTGGCCGCGCAGTGTGCGGAATGGAAGCTCGATGCGCAGGCGCTCATGGCCGCCCTGCTCCACGATGCGATCGAGGATTGCGGCGTCACCAAGTCGGAGCTGATCGAGCGCTTCGGCGCGCCAGTGGCTGAATTGGTCGATGGCCTCACAAAGCTCGACAAGCTGCGCTTCAACACCCGCGAGGAGAACCAGGCCGAGTCCTTTCGCAAGATGCTGCTGGCGATGGCGCGTGACGTGCGCGTCATCCTGGTCAAGCTGGCCGACCGCACGCACAACATGCGGACGCTCGAAGATGCCCCGCGCGAGAAGTGGGCCCGGATCTCCAGCGAGACCCTCGACATTTACGCGCCGATTGCGCACCGGCTCGGGCTCAACCAGACCTACCGGGAACTGCAGGATCTGTCTTTTCGGCACCTGCGTCCCTGGCGCTACGCGATCCTCGCGAAGGCGGTTGCCAAGGCACGCGGACGGCGCCGTGACCTGATCCAGAAGGTACAGCAGGAACTGGAAACCGCCTTCGCGGCAGCCAGCATGAGCGTGCGGATCGCCGGCCGCGAAAAAACGCTCTATTCCATCTATCGCAAGATGGAAGAAAAGCACCTGAGCTTCGCCCAGGTGACCGATATCTACGGCTTTCGCCTCATCGTGCCGTCGGTGATCGCCTGCTATACCGGTCTGGGCATCCTGCACCAGATGTACAAGCCGCTGCCGGGCAAGTTCAAGGACCACATTGCCATTGCGAAGCTGAATGGCTACCAGTCGCTGCACACCACGCTGGTGGGGCCGGCGGGTGTGAGCGTCGAATTCCAGCTGCGTACCGAAGCCATGCACGTCGTGGCCGAGTCCGGCGTGGCCGCCCACTGGCTCTACAAGGCGTCCGAACCGAGCGCGGCGACCGGCGAGAGGCTGGGCACCAAATGGCTGCAATCGCTGCTCGACATTCAGGACGAAACACGCGACGCTGCCGAATTCTGGGACCACGTCAAGGTCGATCTCTTCCCTGATGCTGTCTACGTCTTCACGCCAAAGAGCCAGATCCTGGCGTTGCCGCGCGGTGCGACGGTGGTCGACTTCGCCTATGCCATCCACAGCAACATCGGCGACCACACTTCGGCCGCGCGCATCAACGGGGACCAGGTTCCGCTGCGCACCGAGCTCAAGAACGGCGACGTGGTGGAAGTCATCACCGCACCCGTTTCGACGCCCAATCCGGCGTGGCTTGGCTTCGTACGCACCGGCCGCGCACGCTCGAAAATCCGCCACTACCTGAAGACCCTCGCGCATGCCGAGTCGGAAGGATTGGGTGAAAAGCTGCTGGCGCAGGCCCTGCGCGCGGAGGGCCTCGGGAACCTGCCGGAGGATGACGACGAGCACCAGCAGATCTGGGAAAAGCTCTTGCGCTTCACCGGCAACCGCACCCGCTCGGAGTTGCTGACCGACATCGGCTTGGGCAAGCGCATCGCCACCATCGTCGCCAAGCGGCTGATGGGGCTGCTGGCAGAACGCGGCGAAAAGCCGGACGCACTGATGCTGAGCCGCGAGCGCTTCACCGCCCACGAGGCCGTCTCCCAGGGCGCCGTCACACTGGACGGCAGCGAGAACTCCTCCGTGCGCTTCGCGCTGTGCTGCCGGCCCATTCCCGATGATCCGATCGTAGGTTATCTCGGCCACGGCGAAGGCCTGGTGGTGCATACCGAAGCTTGCGGCGTCGGGCAGCGCCTGCGGCACAAGGACAGCGAACGCTTCTTCGCCGTCGAATGGGCGGACGAACCGGTGCGCACTTTCGAGACTGGCGTGGTCATCACCGTGCGCAACGACAAGGGTGTGCTGGCGCGGGTCGCCGCCACGTTGGCGGATGCCGAGGCCGACATCACGCATGTGGAGATGGCCGACGAGACGCCGCAGGACTCCACCGACCTGCGCTTCGTGATCGCGGTGCGCGACCGGACTCACCTCGAGGCCGTGCTGCGGGCTGCGCGACGTACTCCTTCCGTGCTCGCCGCCTCGCGGACCGTTCCGGCTTCCTGA
- the greB gene encoding transcription elongation factor GreB, giving the protein MSKAFTKENDADDDDDDGTAGVPPLPAGGKNYITPQGYARLRDELLELMDVERPKVVEAVHWAAKNGDRSENGDYLYGKKRLREIDRRIRFLTKRLEVAEVTDPSVHHGRDQIFFGATVRYTDETGDERQLTIIGIDEAESAHGQVSWISPIARALLKAREGDVVKLATPGGVHEIEVLSVSYPPPSSAVG; this is encoded by the coding sequence ATGAGCAAGGCATTCACCAAAGAGAACGACGCGGACGACGACGACGATGACGGCACGGCCGGCGTGCCGCCGCTCCCCGCCGGCGGCAAGAACTACATCACGCCGCAAGGCTATGCGCGTCTGCGCGACGAGTTGCTCGAATTGATGGACGTCGAGCGGCCGAAGGTGGTCGAGGCGGTTCACTGGGCGGCCAAGAACGGTGACCGATCCGAGAATGGCGACTACCTCTACGGAAAGAAGCGCTTGCGCGAGATCGACCGGCGCATCCGCTTCCTGACCAAGCGACTCGAGGTCGCCGAGGTGACGGATCCATCCGTCCACCATGGCCGCGACCAGATCTTCTTCGGTGCCACTGTTCGCTACACGGACGAGACAGGCGATGAGCGGCAGCTGACCATCATTGGCATCGATGAAGCCGAGAGCGCGCACGGACAGGTGAGCTGGATTTCCCCGATCGCCAGGGCTCTGCTGAAGGCGCGTGAAGGCGATGTAGTCAAGTTGGCAACGCCGGGAGGCGTGCACGAGATCGAGGTGCTGTCGGTCAGCTATCCGCCACCATCGTCCGCCGTGGGCTGA